A window of the Cicer arietinum cultivar CDC Frontier isolate Library 1 chromosome 6, Cicar.CDCFrontier_v2.0, whole genome shotgun sequence genome harbors these coding sequences:
- the LOC101499514 gene encoding pentatricopeptide repeat-containing protein At2g22410, mitochondrial, whose product MIILFVSKFRYRYRYRYNVTSIPKSPNLGVLISFFHTSSLLSPIVKPINWKTTHSFVRKNPFLSLLERCNSLVQLKQIQAQMVMTGLIDNSFAASRLVAFCALSQSRALDYCTKILFGIREPNVFSWNATIRGYVESGDLEGAFRLYKRMLQCGVLKPDNHTYPMLLKACSCQSLNCVGFGILGHVLKFGFEFDIFVHNASITMLLSYGELRAAYDMFDKSRVRDLVTWNSMVTGCVRRGLANEAIKIYNEMVAEKVKPNEITMIGMISSCSQLQDLNRGREFHRYIEEHGLELTVPLTNALMDMYVKCGELLAARVLFDNLAQKTLFSWTTMVLGYARFGFLDVARAILYKIPEKSVVPWNAIIGGCVQAKHSKEALALFHEMQMSKVEPDKVTMVNCLSACSQLGALDVGIWIHRYIGIHNISLDVALGTALVDMYAKCGNISKALQVFEEIPQRNCLTWTAIICGLALHGNAHDAISYFSKMIHIGIIPDDITFLGVLSACCHGGLVEEGRKHFSQMSSKFNISPKLKHYSCMVDLLGRAGNLEEAEELIKNMPMAADAAVLGALFFACRVHGNVPIGERTAFKLLEIDPHDSGNYVLLSSMYAEAKMWKEARSARKIMKERGVEKSPGCSSVEINGIVHEFVVRDASHPQSEWIYECLVSLTKQLELLEFT is encoded by the coding sequence atgattattttatttgttagcaAATTCagatatagatatagatatagatataaTGTTACTTCGATTCCAAAATCCCCAAATTTAGGTGTCTTAATTTCATTTTTCCACACTAGTTCATTATTATCTCCAATTGTCAAACCTATCAATTGGAAAACTACCCACAGCTTTGTTAGGAAAAACCCTTTTCTTTCTCTCCTAGAACGATGCAATTCCCTTGTCCAGTTGAAACAAATCCAGGCTCAAATGGTCATGACGGGTTTGATTGATAACAGCTTTGCTGCAAGTCGCCTTGTTGCGTTCTGCGCTCTATCGCAGTCGCGAGCCCTTGATTATTGTACTAAAATATTGTTTGGAATCCGAGAACCGAATGTGTTTTCTTGGAATGCGACGATTAGGGGGTATGTGGAGAGTGGTGACTTGGAAGGAGCTTTTAGGTTGTATAAGAGAATGTTGCAATGTGGTGTGTTGAAGCCGGATAATCATACTTACCCGATGTTGCTTAAAGCTTGTTCTTGTCAATCTTTGAATTGTGTTGGTTTTGGTATACTTGGGCATGTGTTGAAGTTTGGGtttgaatttgatatatttgtgcATAATGCATCGATCACTATGCTACTCTCGTATGGAGAATTGAGGGCAGCATATGACATGTTTGATAAAAGTCGTGTGAGAGATTTGGTAACCTGGAACTCCATGGTTACTGGGTGTGTTAGAAGAGGACTGGCAAATGAGGCTATAAAAATCTATAATGAAATGGTGGCAGAGAAAGTGAAACCGAATGAGATTACGATGATTGGCATGATTTCTTCTTGTTCTCAGTTGCAGGATTTGAATCGCGGCAGAGAATTTCATCGTTACATTGAAGAACACGGTCTTGAGTTGACGGTTCCACTCACTAATGCTCTTATGGACATGTACGTGAAGTGTGGGGAGCTGTTGGCTGCGCGGGTTCTATTTGATAACTTGGCACAGAAGACCCTTTTTTCATGGACTACAATGGTTTTGGGATATGCTAGATTTGGTTTTCTGGACGTTGCACGGgccattttatataaaattcccGAAAAGAGTGTTGTGCCGTGGAATGCCATCATCGGTGGCTGTGTCCAAGCCAAGCACAGTAAAGAGGCATTGGCTCTATTCCATGAAATGCAAATGAGTAAGGTAGAACCTGATAAAGTGACTATGGTTAACTGCTTGTCAGCCTGCTCACAACTAGGAGCACTTGATGTTGGAATATGGATTCACCGTTATATTGGAATACACAATATTTCTCTAGACGTTGCCTTAGGAACTGCACTAGTCGACATGTACGCCAAGTGTGGAAATATTTCAAAGGCACTCCAGGTTTTTGAAGAGATTCCTCAAAGAAATTGTTTGACCTGGACGGCCATCATTTGTGGTTTAGCGCTTCATGGGAATGCTCATGATGCTATATCCTATTTCTCAAAAATGATTCATATTGGAATAATACCTGATGATATCACCTTTCTTGGTGTGTTATCAGCTTGTTGTCATGGAGGTTTAGTTGAAGAAGGCCGCAAACACTTTTCCCAAATGAGCTCTAAATTCAATATATCTCCTAAGCTTAAACACTACTCATGCATGGTGGACCTTTTAGGAAGGGCTGGTAATTTGGAGGAAGCAGAAGAACTCATTAAAAATATGCCCATGGCGGCAGATGCTGCTGTTTTGGGTGCGTTATTCTTTGCTTGCCGTGTTCATGGAAATGTTCCAATTGGAGAGAGGACGGCTTTTAAGCTTCTTGAGATTGATCCTCATGATAGTGGAAACTATGTTTTGCTCTCTAGCATGTATGCTGAGGCAAAAATGTGGAAGGAGGCAAGAAGCGCAAGGAAAATAATGAAGGAGAGAGGAGTAGAGAAGAGTCCTGGTTGCAGCTCAGTTGAGATCAATGGCATTGTCCACGAGTTCGTGGTGAGGGATGCATCACACCCACAGTCTGAATGGATTTATGAATGTCTGGTTTCTCTGACAAAACAACTGGAGCTTCTCGAATTTACATGA
- the LOC101498528 gene encoding DNA repair protein RAD51 homolog 3 isoform X1: MEIGMLPISASKRGKLLAAGYTTLHSIARTSPTHLARDIEVSESEALEILNVATRTSTLDRSCGSNTNIIDGGQTAWDMFNEERFSSLITTSCVDLDNILGGGINCKEVTEIGGVPGIGKTQIGIQLAVNVQIPLEYGGLGGKAIYIDTEGSFMVERVLQIAEACIEDMSEYSHHFHKDNQAYGVKMHPNSILENIFYFRVCSYTEQIALVNYLDKFVTEHKDVKIIIIDSVTFHFRQDFDDMALRTRLLGEMSLKLMKLARNFCLAVVMLNQVTTKHIEGSFQLTLALGDSWSHSCTNRIILYWNGNERHAYIDKSPSLKSASAPYSVTSRGIRNSTSSSKRIKMV; this comes from the exons ATGGAAATTGGTATGTTACCAATCTCTGCATCAAAGAGAGGAAAGCTCTTAGCAGCTGGTTACACAACACTCCACTCCATTGCTCGTACCTCCCCTACCCACCTTGCTCGAG ATATAGAAGTTTCTGAAAGTGAAGCTTTAGAAATTCTGAATGTTGCAACCAGAACGAGTACTTTGGACAGATCATGTGGGAGTAACACTAATATTATTGATG GTGGTCAGACTGCTTGGGATATGTTCAACGAGGAAAGATTTTCTTCTCTCATTACCACTTCTTGTGTGGATCTAGATAACATCCTTGGCGGTGGGATTAATTGCAAAGAAGTCACTGAAATAG gTGGAGTCCCGGGAATTGGTAAAACACAAATAGG GATTCAACTTGCAGTAAATGTTCAGATTCCTCTAGAATATGGTGGCCTTGGTGGGAAGGCAATATACATCG ATACAGAAGGAAGCTTTATGGTTGAACGTGTCCTACAAATTGCGGAAGCATGTATTGAAGACATGTCGGAATACAGTCACCACTTTCACAAGGATAATCAAGCTTATGGAGTTAAAATGCACCCTAATAGTATATTGGaaaatatattctattttcGTGTTTGCAGCTATACTGAACAAATTGCTTTGGTAAATTACTTGGACAAATTCGTCACAGAGCATAAAGAT GTGAAGATCATCATTATTGACAGTGTTACTTTCCACTTCCGCCAAGACTTCGATGATATGGCTCTCCGGACTCGATTACTCGGTGAAATGTCTTTAAAGTTGATGAAGCTTGCAAGAAATTTCTGTTTGGCT GTTGTTATGTTGAATCAAGTTACAACCAAACATATTGAAGGTTCATTTCAATTGACTCTTGCTCTAG GTGATAGTTGGTCGCATTCATGCACGAACCGGATCATCTTATACTGGAATGGAAATGAAAGACATGCGTATATTGATAAGTCCCCTTCTCTTAAATCAGCTTCAGCACCATATTCTGTGACCTCTAGAGGGATACGTAATTCTACTTCAAGCAGTAAACGAATCAAAATGGTGTGA
- the LOC101498528 gene encoding DNA repair protein RAD51 homolog 3 isoform X2: MFNEERFSSLITTSCVDLDNILGGGINCKEVTEIGGVPGIGKTQIGIQLAVNVQIPLEYGGLGGKAIYIDTEGSFMVERVLQIAEACIEDMSEYSHHFHKDNQAYGVKMHPNSILENIFYFRVCSYTEQIALVNYLDKFVTEHKDVKIIIIDSVTFHFRQDFDDMALRTRLLGEMSLKLMKLARNFCLAVVMLNQVTTKHIEGSFQLTLALGDSWSHSCTNRIILYWNGNERHAYIDKSPSLKSASAPYSVTSRGIRNSTSSSKRIKMV, translated from the exons ATGTTCAACGAGGAAAGATTTTCTTCTCTCATTACCACTTCTTGTGTGGATCTAGATAACATCCTTGGCGGTGGGATTAATTGCAAAGAAGTCACTGAAATAG gTGGAGTCCCGGGAATTGGTAAAACACAAATAGG GATTCAACTTGCAGTAAATGTTCAGATTCCTCTAGAATATGGTGGCCTTGGTGGGAAGGCAATATACATCG ATACAGAAGGAAGCTTTATGGTTGAACGTGTCCTACAAATTGCGGAAGCATGTATTGAAGACATGTCGGAATACAGTCACCACTTTCACAAGGATAATCAAGCTTATGGAGTTAAAATGCACCCTAATAGTATATTGGaaaatatattctattttcGTGTTTGCAGCTATACTGAACAAATTGCTTTGGTAAATTACTTGGACAAATTCGTCACAGAGCATAAAGAT GTGAAGATCATCATTATTGACAGTGTTACTTTCCACTTCCGCCAAGACTTCGATGATATGGCTCTCCGGACTCGATTACTCGGTGAAATGTCTTTAAAGTTGATGAAGCTTGCAAGAAATTTCTGTTTGGCT GTTGTTATGTTGAATCAAGTTACAACCAAACATATTGAAGGTTCATTTCAATTGACTCTTGCTCTAG GTGATAGTTGGTCGCATTCATGCACGAACCGGATCATCTTATACTGGAATGGAAATGAAAGACATGCGTATATTGATAAGTCCCCTTCTCTTAAATCAGCTTCAGCACCATATTCTGTGACCTCTAGAGGGATACGTAATTCTACTTCAAGCAGTAAACGAATCAAAATGGTGTGA